The genomic DNA ATGCGATGCGCTGCTTCCCTGGCCGCATTGGGGCTGGATTCCGCACTTTCGACAATAGCGGGCAGATGGACAAACTCATTCCCTTGCTGTACATATATTTCTTGTCAGTTATTGTTCGAGTCAATACGGTCGGGTCAGAAGCGAAGTCGATGCGCGAGGGGTAAAGGAACGTACGGCACTGCTGGGAGCTGCTTCGCAAAATGCAGTCTAGAACATCAACACAAATTAGTCTAACTTCCCAGGGGAAACACGACAAGGGGCTTGGGATTCGAAAACGAACCACTTCTCTCAGGACAATACCCTCGGGAGAATCCTCAGCGTATGACGACGGACCTTCCGGTGTTGGGCCTGTTCTAATGAGTAACCCATTGGACGTTGCGGGATGAGTCGCGATACATACCGGACCGCTTGCTGAAGGAGGTCAGAATGCGCTTCATGATTATAAGTCAAACTCCCCGAGGCGCTGGCGTTTACGATACaatagaagaagagggaagcAGAAGTAAAGCCCCCAAACACCGACACGGTAGGGAAAGtaagaaaaacagaaagtTAAGCACGAGGGTTTGATGGGGTAGCGTCGATAGATAAAACAGGGAGGTCTACTAGTCTTGTGTAGGCTTAGTGTTGGTTCTTAGACCACTGAAAGGCAGAAACCCTGTCATCACTCAGGTTGTCACCTAGAGAAAAGTGTGGCAAGCTGTTGTGTGACACGCAAGCACTAGTCTGTCCACTTGGGACGATCCATATGCCACGGTCATGGCATAGGTTACTCGGTTGAGGTTGTGCGGAGGTTCTCCATTTGTTGATGCCTGGGACTGGAGGACGATCCCGCTGCTGCGTCATTCCCCCAACGGGCTCATACGTATGCACATCGACTTTAAAGATCTTACACCAGtcaccttcctcatcactgCACCCTTGATAGATGGAATCCGttcgccgatgccgatgatCTCGGAGCCATACCGAATAATCGTTATCTTGAGGGTCTGTGGCTGACAAGACATTGCATCGCCACTCTTGGCTTCAATCAGGCATCActcaagatatatatactttccGTACAGCAAGCtgatcaccaccaccaattGGAAATCTCCGAGTGGAGTATAGTATTGCAtaaagagaaagaggcttcttggctttacCTTCTGACGACTAGTATGATGTCTCTATATTGTAAACGCTCTTCCATAAATTAACTAGACTACGGAAGTCTCCATTACGGTCTAACCTACGTATTCAGCACCCGACGGTAAACATGGACGCATGTATGACTGTTCTAGTACAAGCAAGATCATCGGCATTTCTCCCGAACCTCATTAATATAGATTTCCGTATGCCATTCGTGAAACAAAGCTCAACAGTATCCTGAAGTATGAGAATAGAATGTCCGATCCAGCCTGTACCTAGCCAAGCATCCAATTGTTGCAAGGCACCATGGGTGGTCTGCAAAGCCAGGGGACTATTGAAACAAATGATCCCTTTCTCCGAGAAATCACATAGTGATTGTGAGATATTCGGGACATGATCAACGCTTAAGGAGATATTCATGACAAGAGGGAAGAACTGATGCTTCCACCCATATATTTCGAAGAGTTGTTCAGTTTGTAGAAATTTCTTTTGTATTCCTTCCGTAAAAAGGTATTTGTTCCGTACAACAGAAAACTCCGGCTTTCCCATTCATTTTCCGACTACCTCATCCCCGACACCCATGAACCGCTTATGCCTGGATGGCACGGCGGACCTGGAGGCCACGCTGACGGGAGGAGAGGTGAGCCTCCTTGGCAACGGGACCCTTCTGGACaacctcctcaccctcaGTAAGGATAAGCTCGATGTGGCAAGGGTTGGTCATGTAGGGGTTGATCTAAGCCTCGAGTCAGCAAAAGATATCAACCGGAAATATGGGGGAAACATACACGACCGTGAGCACGGTAGGTGCGTCTGCGGCCCTTGGGGGCCTGGTTGACCTGGATGTGCTTGACAACGAGGTTGCCAGTGTCAAGACCCTTGGTGTCGGCGTTGGCCTCAGCGTTCTTCAGGAGGTCGATGAGGAACTTGGCGGACTTCTCGGGCCAGCGAGCCTTGCTAACACCGAACTGCTTGCCTGTAGAATTTTGTTAGCGAATGCCGTGCCCTACGTCCCTCGCCAAACGCTATGGTCCATTTCCCAGCACACGCCACCCAAGTCACATCATAGCCAGaatccctcctcttttctcccgtATCTTGCACAAATCCAAACATCCCATAAACCGTCCCGAACCATAATCCACCACATGTAAAGAAATATCAGCCACTCACCCTGAGCGCAACGGCCGGTGCTGCCAGCGAACCTCCGCATGGGGACAGCCTCGAGCTTGTTGGTGACGTTGTCAAGGAAAGTAAGAGCACGCTGGAGCTTCATGCCGTTGATGGCCTGAGCGGTCTCACGGGTGTTCTTGAAGCTGACGCGCAGGTAAGAGCCCCGGGCGCGGGCGCTCTTAGCGGCCGGAATGTCCTGAGCAGCGTAACGGACCTGAAAGACGAAAAAAATCCTGCATCAGCAAAGCCATATTCCTCTATCTCGAAACGCAATTGATGGTGGCTGGAGTGGGTGTGGTGATGGCAGGGTCGAAATATCGGGATAGGCCACAGAGCCTAATCTTGGGATTGACAGGATCGAACATGTTCGGTGCAAAGATGTCTCTTTCACTGGTGATTTTTCTccattcctttctttccctcccgATCAATCGAATCCAAAAACTTCAAATAAAGCACTCACCATCTTGATGTGGTTGCCGAGCGGGGTGGTCCTCGATGTCGGGTGAGAAGTTTTGTCGCTTTTCTTTCGGTCGGCCGCTGGAACTTCGAGATCGCAAGTCTCGTTGTGGTGCGCTTTTTCGCTCTTGGCATTTCCTAGGGTTAACCCTTTAGCGAGCTCAAAGCGGACTAGGGCCGTTGCTGGTAAGGAAGGGTCACACCGCCCGGCAGTACCACTTGCTACGGACAGGGCCGCGGGCCAAGTCTCGGCCTTCTGGAGACTGATTAAGACATCAACGAAGCTACAGGGCACTCATATCTAACCCAGGGAGATTGTACTGGATCCAGAAAGCTCAAACTGATTATGACATAACTCTTTAACAATTTATTCTATCAATTATATCTAATCTAATCTCCAACCTACATCTAGAACACATTCTTCTGCTCAGGGACCAACGTGAtcatctttcccttctctaCCGCTGAGCGCAAGTtgttcaacaccaacaacTCCATATCCTTCTGTGTCTCATATGTCATGGTTCCAATGTGTGGCAACAGCATCACCTTGGGGTTATTCACCAAACCCTGCTCTACAACAGGCTCATTCTCATAGACGTCCAAACCAGCGGACAAGACCTACCCAACATTAGATATCTTTAACACGTGGAAACAACAAACGCTCAACTCACCTTTCCGGAATCCAAAGCAGCGACCAGTGCCTTTTCGTCAATCAGCGCACCACGAGCGGTATTAACAATGACAATACCgtccttcatcttctggaaTTCCTTCTCGCCAATTATATGACGGGTAGAGGCATTAAGAGCGAGGTTCAGACTAAGGACATCCGAGCTAGCCAGCAATTCATCAAACGACACGTATGTAGCGTCTCCCTCGAGCTCAGGCGACAGTCGGGACCGGTTGTGGTACTGGATCTTCATTCCGAAGGCCTTTGCGCGGTTGGCCATTTCCTGAGACAAGTCAGTTCATGATCTGGCGCAAGGAAAGCTTTGGTCCTTACCCTGCCGATTCCTCCCATCCCGAGAATTCCTAGCACCTTTCCTTGGGGATCACGGCCCAATGTAGTTTGGCCTTGCCACTGACCTGTGGTTCGACTATCAGCTACCTCTTGTTCCAATTCCTTTTACATGTTGTAGATACTCACCCGCCCGGAGAGCAGACAACGGCACGTAGGCCTGCCGCAAGGCACCGATCATCAAAAAGATGCCCACATCAGCTGTAGCATGGTTAACAGCGACAGGTGTACTGGAAACGGCGATTCCTGCATCGATTATTAACTCGTCAAACCTTCGCTCATCCGCAGAAGACAAGGGTATAACGTACCTTTATCTGTGCACCCCTTGACATCAATATTGTCATACCCGGCACCATTATGACAAATATACTTCAACGACTTGGGGAGAACAGCAAGTAACTCTGCATCAAAGGGACCCGTAAACTATGCGCGACTTAGCATGCACTTGCACTCTGAGCTTAAACCTTCACCATACCTTCGTAGAAGTATTGGAGCGATAAATAACCAGAACATCATCATATTGACCCTCCTTGCAATTGCGGATAAAGTCCTCTCTAGTACCGCTGGGGAATTCCTATATAATGACCCGTCTAAGTTATCTGAATTCAATCGTACTTGCCACTGGAATAACTCCTACCGTGAGCGTCAGAATGGACGACAGCTCCTCCCACTCCTTGCGGGCATGAGTGATTTCGCCAATCAACAGTGCGGAAGGCATGATGTCAGAGTTGGAGCAAACGTGGggttttggtttcttggacTGTAGGAGTAGCAAAGGGTAtacggagaggaagaaggagaaaatatggaagaagggggaagTAGacaagaggaggagaaattcCTATTACTGGTCTTTTAAGAATATTCCAGTCAATGATTATGTTTCACtgagtgattgattgattgattgttgCCCCCCAATTCCGGTTGGCGTGGGGTGGCCCTTTTACTGTATGTATTACCGTTATCATGGATATCGGTATGCAAAGATGTATTGGGGTACATGTAGGTGCACGTTCATAGTAGGTTTCCTCACTAAATGCTTGATAAAGTAGCTCTATGAATAACTTTGAATGCTACTTGAGGATTATGAGAAAGTATCTACATCTGGTTCTGGCTGAATCTCAAGCACTACGTGGAATCTGTCGGATATCTCCAAAATATACATCCTGTATTACACGTCGAGATCGTAACGTATCCCATGATTGCCCGTCGGCTATTGATAGCCCGGTTCAATAACCGACGCGGAGGGAATCCGTTCAACCCCACGTTGGAGCGGAGTCAATGGCCGACAAGCAAGTCATGCTGTGCATATAATAGCATTGTCATAATGGCGGGCCTTCGCTCAACTTCATTTTCAATTACAACACACCGAAAACACAAAAATGGCTACCGTCACTGATACAGTTGCCTGCCAGGCACTCGTCCTACACGGCGCAAAGGATCTCCGAATGGTATGATAACTCCAAAACTTCAAATGAAACTATATCTAACACTCTCGCCAGGGAACGAAGCCCGTCACTGCCCCCACCGGCTCCGAAGTCCAAGTCGCCATCCGCGCTACTGGTCTCTGCGGATCAGACCTTCACTACTACAACCACGGCCGCAATGGCGACTTTGTCGTTCGCGAGCCCTTCTGCCTGGGCCATGAGTCCTCTGGCGTCGTAACCGCCGTCGGACCGGAGGTCACCACCCTGCAAGTTGGCGACCGGGTCGCGCTTGAAGTCGGCCTGCCCTGCCGCAAGTGCGTCCTGTGCAAACAAGGCCGCTACAACATCTGCCCCGAAATGAAATTCCGGAGCAGCGCCAAAATCTTTCCCCATCTCGACGGCACCCTTATGGAACTCACCAACCACCCAGCCGAAATGTGCCACAAGCTCCCCGACTCAGTGTCCTTCGCCGGAGGTGCTCTCGTCGAGCCCCTGGCCGTCTGTCTACATGCCGTCCGGCGCTCGCATCCCCCatccaaggaggaagtgcaATTGGCCGAGTCACTGGGCGACCAGTCTGCTGCTTTGATCTTTGGTGCTGGCGCCATCGGTCTGCTTTTGGCTGGTGCGCTTGCAACAGCTGAGAACTTCTCAAACATTGTCGTGGCAGATATCGACCCGGCACGCTTGGCCATCGCTGAGTCGCTTAACCTTGGTCTCAAGACTGCCCTCATCCCCAAGGCTGACCCTGCACACCCACCTCCAGCAAAGGATGCCCCTCACGCTGAGCAAACTGCCTATGCCTTGCAAAATGCCCAGCGTGTAGCTGCTACCTTGAAGGATACTATCGGCCTGACCTCCGGTTTCTCTCGTATCTATGAATGTACGGGTGTACCGGCCTGTGTGCAGGCGGGTATCTACGCCGCTGCTCCAGGTTCAGTTCTGGTGCAGATCGGTATGGGCAACCCTATTCAGACTCTTCCTGTGGGTGCGGCGGCTCTTCGGGAAGTCGATGTTATCGGTGTTTTCCGGTATGATGGACACGCGTACCCCGCTGCCATTGCATTGGTCGCAAGCGGCAAGTTCAACCGTGTTGAGGAGCTCGTTGTTACCCATCGGTTGCCGTTAGAACAGGGAGAGAGGGCGTTTGCATTGGCCGGAAAAGGTGTCGATGAGACTGGACGACCTGTTGTGAAGGTCGTCATTGAGAGCTAGAAtcttttggtctttttttccctttcattATTTTCTGAGTAATACCCGAGGTTTGACTTGAAGGTCGGTGTGGTTTTGTGGGGATAGAAAACTTATGAGATACCATGAAGAAAACGGTGTACAGTAGATGAAATCCATCATGACAGAACTAGAGCGAGAGTGTGGAGGAGGGCATATGTATCGGCATCCTGGTGATGTTAGGAAAAATAATTTAATCTTTAACGTACAATAGAGGTACACAACTTGACACGTAAAGGCTATGAATTCTGCAAAATATAGCTTTCGATTAACCTATGGATCATCGTAGTCATTTCGTAAATGGGTGTATGAtagaactatatatatacactaTTtcaatcctcctccaagcAGCAGACTTTGACCAGTCATGTAACCGGTCGTCACAAGCATAGTCACCACGTTGGCCACTTCATCCGGAAGACCCAGTCGGCCCAAAGGAATACCAGCGGCAACCTCAGGAATGGCCGCAGCGCTGGGGATCATACCGGTTTCACCGATCATGGCAGGCGCAACATCATTGACACTAATATTGTATTCAGCTAGCCTCGTGGAAagattcttcatcattcccGTCAGCCCCCCTTTGGAAGCAGCGTAGTCTGTGCGCAAGTTAGTGAACGTGGTCAATATTATTCTGAGTAAGAATGATCACATACGACATCCATTGATCCCACCTCCTTGGCCGGCAATAGAGGACATGAACACTATCCGACCCCATCGCTGACTCTTCATGTGCTCCACCACGCCCTTCACCAAAATGAACGAAGCACGTAGGTTCACATTGATGGTGTAATCGAATTCTTCGAGGGAAATGTCCCAAACCTGTGGGACTCGCTTGCCGTATCCAGCATTGGAGACCAAGATGTCCGGTCGCTTGTTATGTTGTTGGTCAATCTCCTCGAACATACGCTGTATTTCGTCCGCGGAAGACACGTCCACCTTATGGATTGAAACCCGGAGACTGTAGCTGTCTGAGTGTTTGGATTTGAGCTCTTCGgcgagagaagatgtcgaAGATACATTCGTGGAATACGTCAAGGCAAGATGGACACCTTTCGCAGCTAGCTGGCGAGCACAAGCTGCCCCAATACTGAGCAATACTGAGTTAGACCGGTAATGACCCTTAGCAAGTTGCTCTAGAGTACCTACcctccagaagctccagTAATCAGGACCAATCGGCCACTGATGTCATTTTGTTGCTCCATTGTGTTGACGACGTCCAAGTATGTGTTTCCTGGCTTCGGTACAAGTACGACAGGAAGAGGTTATGCGGAGCTCCTTCGTCCGGCGCATAATATTCCAGCGGGTCGGAGAATAGTCCGAGTGAGGGACGGACACATCGCGATCGGCTTCTGGTCAAAACCCCACATTCTCATCAGCCCCGCACCAGTAACGTGGGGGACAAACAACATTGGAACAATGACAGTACGTTCAGTTTTGGTTCCATTTCGATCTTCTATGTGGATGGCTCGCTTTTTCTCAATAAAGGAAAAATACCTTTCGGTTCCAATCCTGAATAACCATGACTTAGACAACTAGAACAGGAGGTTGGTCATATCTCCAGGCCAATTTGGCTGCCAGGCTTGGGAACGGTCCTGCCCTGTCTGATACGGATCGGGGTTCTGGAACGAATCGAACGCCAATGTGTTCGCTCCGGGTAATTGGTCTCCCGAGACGTAGTCCCCAACTGCTTCAAGATCCAACCACGAGAAATCGTTCGCTGGGCTGAATTGCATATAATTACTTTGCTCAGGCAAGCGATGGGGTATAGTGCTACTCTGCACCTGGAAATCACTGCTCTGATGTGTTCCAGCCGGGGAGGCAATTGTCGCAGCCTTGGGCCTCCACAGGAGTTCCAGCAGCCGAGAATAACGTGAGCCGATATCATCCGGTCCAGCACTTGCTCGTTTCAATACGTCAGTTGTTCGTGTGACAAGATCGCGCACTTTTGTTTCCTCGCCATTTGGCATAACTCCAAACGATCGAGCCTTAAACTCGAATTAGCCCTGGCACAAGTGTTTCAAAGGGAAGCAGAGCAACTGTACCTTATATAGAAAAACAGCCGCATAAATTCCGTACAGATAAAACCTGAGAGGCATAAAGTGAAGATGCTTCTCTGGATGCACAAGGTCAACAAGAATTGTCAAGTAAGCCTTAGCGGCATCTACGGATTCATAGATAAACCTGGCATCCTGCATCGATGCCACATCATTGAATGTTGATCTCAGATGTTCCCTTTGTGACTGATCGTTCTTTAACTTCGACACCATTGATTGGGAAATTGCAGCCTGGAACGCGAAAGCATTAGTATACAGCCTTAAATATTCGTATGAGAGTTGTAAGGTAGCTTGTATGGGCGTAGAACCTGCAACTTGTCAGTGATGGTTGGTTCGCATCGGGTCAGGGAAAACCCTCAACTTACAGGACAATGAACCCCAGAGTGACTTCCACCGCAAAATCGCGAGACGAAAATCATCCACGTATTTTACATAGTCCCCCATAAGCATCATTTGGTTGCTTGTCCGCATACCAGAGTAAAGCACGTCATGAACATTCCCGTAAAGTTGTGTTAGATCCAAGGTTGCTTGGAAGATTCTCGCGTaatcctcatctccatctttgatAGGTTGTAAAGAAGGGAAATCTTGACTGACAAGGCCTGTCATTGGGCCAGGTCCACGAGACCAAAAAGCCCGTCCGATACGGACAGATATTAACCGATCCGAAATGTAGCAGCTGGTCCATGCTAGCCTTCTTCGGGCTTCCGTCTCCGTATCTCCCGAGGGATCACCTCGGAAGGAGGTTCGATCCAAGCCTAGGAAATAACCTGACCGCAATGCCAGACCAACATGCATCCATGCGGCTCGATCCTCCTCACCACGACCAACGCGCTCGATACGCGGACGAAGACCCTGTGGTTCCCATTCGGCAAGTAGAAGAAGGGCCTCCACGGCCTCTACATCACAATCGGCACCAGCAGCTATTCCCGAAATCAATTCGTGCATATATTTTGAGCAGTATTCATGGATATCCGGTCGTTCGACTAAATCCTTCGATGCGATTGTAAGTACAGCAGTGAGCAGATGTTTCTCATTTGTAGCGAAGGAATCTAGCGCACTGCGGTTAAAATATTTCCGCGGTACCAAAGGGAGATATGGATGAAAATTTTCGGCGTATCGAGCCACCAACTGCCATACTGTGCCCGGGTCTAAAGAGCGCGATTGCACTAGTCTGTAAGCCTTAATCCCACTGTTCGGTTGAAAGTCGGCTACAGTGCCATTTTGGAGAGCACCAAAGGAGAAGGCGCTGTGGGTTGTGCGCAGAGAATCAGTGTTCGTCTCAGGGGTAGGACCGTCATCACCTCTTTTGGCAATGCCTGTGAGACACTGCCAAGCATCAGATGGATTTCGCGGGACCGACCCAATAGATGCcgtatcttcatcatctacCGATATGGATGTCGCTGTTGTGGGATTAGGAGGCACAAAAACAACCGGACCAGGGTATGAGGTATTTGTGGACTGGCGATTGTCTGAAGCTGTTGGGCTGATCGATTCGACAATAGATTCCCGTCGGCCTGAAAGAGTTGTATCCGGGGTGAAGTTCTTCATTTTGTTCTTGCGGATACGGCGCCCTCCACGGTTTGAACTCCCCAAAATACATTCGCGACCATCTCGGAGACACCGCTGGCATGGCGGTACTCCAGGATTGCCGTTACTATCTCTGTAGCCGTCGATTAGCTCATGAGAAGGGAATGCCGACTAAATAAAGCTAGTGGCAAGAATTACCTTGACTTCTCAAGGGGTGTACTTACAAATCGCATTTCGACTTTCGCTGCCTGCAATGCAAACAGGCTCTCGATACGCGCTTCAAATGGTCCGAGCGAGATTTCGGCCGCGTCGCCGGTGTGCTTTCCGGCTGAGAGGattgctcttcttgttcCATTTCTGCCCTTGGGACGAACAAaaatagaaatgaaaatttaaaaaaaaataaatagataaattgtgggatgaggaggatggcggaaagaaaaatgtccGACACAAAATTAGAGGTAACACGTCAGAAGTGACATTTTCATGGACGCCGTGTTGGAGGCAGGTTTTGACAACGCGTCCAGACTCATCTATAGAACCTGAGTTCTACTCCCAGTAAGCCAAGCAAGAAGCCAATTGAGACAGGCTCAGGTTGAAATAAACTGTAGGATAGTGATTGGAAAATAGCTCCGCTGTTCTGGAGATCGACCGGTAAATTGTATTATCTTTGGGGTAATCTTGGAGGCGCTCGTGCTTTCCCCACACAGAAGGTTTTTCTGTATCGAAAATCCGTATTATGCAGCATGTATGGAATAAAGCATATCCCCCCGGCCCTGTATTCCAAATGGCAAATTGTCAAGTCAACAGCCAAGATTGATCGGGATGTGTTGCATGTATGGCTAACAGCTTGGAGTTACTAGTTGGCCCACGGCTAAAGCTACGTACCGTTGCGGGTGTTTCAATACTTGgttccatacatacatgcatacatcTGTATTATGGTTTGTATAGTATTAAGTATGTAAGGAACAACAACGCCTGATGAACTTCCTTCATAGACTAACCTGAGAAGGTTTGAAATTATTTAGATGAAGGCGATCATGAGATGCTTAATTTATCGTCTTTTTACTCATATCCTCCGTCAAGCAGTCTTGAAGTTGCTTCCACCTTGCCTATCTGGCAACGTATTATATAGGCTGTAGCTGATGTGAGATTAGCAAGTAAATCTATGTGACCTGGTCTCTCTTGGAGGatccaagaaaagaatgaatgTTAACCGGTTCTTCTAGAGTCTCCATGAGCTagtcttctctccatcagaGTTCTATTGAGTCCTTGTCGCTCAATGGACCTACGTGTTACCTTGTCTCTGGCCGTAGAATACGCCGGAGTTGATATCCCCAACGACAACTTTGGTAAGTCAGCTGCCTGTCCTAGAGACTTTCACTCAATTGATGTTTAAATAGTTAACAGATAATTATCGCCACCACTGAAGTCTATCTATAGTGTGTTATAGTAGACCCCAACCAAGATCGagtgtacatacatacaaagcaCTTAATGGTCCCGTAACAGTAATCATACATGGCACGTGCTTTCTGGATGCTTGGCGAGGATGGTTCAATTACCGACTGCG from Aspergillus oryzae RIB40 DNA, chromosome 7 includes the following:
- a CDS encoding D-mandelate dehydrogenase-like dehydrogenase (glyoxylate/hydroxypyruvate reductase (D-isomer-specific 2-hydroxy acid dehydrogenase superfamily)) — protein: MPSALLIGEITHARKEWEELSSILTLTEFPSGTREDFIRNCKEGQYDDVLVIYRSNTSTKFTGPFDAELLAVLPKSLKYICHNGAGYDNIDVKGCTDKGIAVSSTPVAVNHATADVGIFLMIGALRQAYVPLSALRAGQWQGQTTLGRDPQGKVLGILGMGGIGREMANRAKAFGMKIQYHNRSRLSPELEGDATYVSFDELLASSDVLSLNLALNASTRHIIGEKEFQKMKDGIVIVNTARGALIDEKALVAALDSGKVLSAGLDVYENEPVVEQGLVNNPKVMLLPHIGTMTYETQKDMELLVLNNLRSAVEKGKMITLVPEQKNVF
- a CDS encoding uncharacterized protein (predicted protein), translated to MPNGEETKVRDLVTRTTDVLKRASAGPDDIGSRYSRLLELLWRPKAATIASPAGTHQSSDFQVQSSTIPHRLPEQSNYMQFSPANDFSWLDLEAVGDYVSGDQLPGANTLAFDSFQNPDPYQTGQDRSQAWQPNWPGDMTNLLF
- a CDS encoding Zn(II)2Cys6 transcription factor (predicted protein); amino-acid sequence: MEQEEQSSQPESTPATRPKSRSDHLKRVSRACLHCRQRKSKCDLDSNGNPGVPPCQRCLRDGRECILGSSNRGGRRIRKNKMKNFTPDTTLSGRRESIVESISPTASDNRQSTNTSYPGPVVFVPPNPTTATSISVDDEDTASIGSVPRNPSDAWQCLTGIAKRGDDGPTPETNTDSLRTTHSAFSFGALQNGTVADFQPNSGIKAYRLVQSRSLDPGTVWQLVARYAENFHPYLPLVPRKYFNRSALDSFATNEKHLLTAVLTIASKDLVERPDIHEYCSKYMHELISGIAAGADCDVEAVEALLLLAEWEPQGLRPRIERVGRGEEDRAAWMHVGLALRSGYFLGLDRTSFRGDPSGDTETEARRRLAWTSCYISDRLISVRIGRAFWSRGPGPMTGLVSQDFPSLQPIKDGDEDYARIFQATLDLTQLYGNVHDVLYSGMRTSNQMMLMGDYVKYVDDFRLAILRWKSLWGSLSCCNFPINGVEVKERSVTKGTSEINIQ
- a CDS encoding SDR family NAD(P)-dependent oxidoreductase (dehydrogenases with different specificities (related to short-chain alcohol dehydrogenases)), producing the protein MEQQNDISGRLVLITGASGGIGAACARQLAAKGVHLALTYSTNVSSTSSLAEELKSKHSDSYSLRVSIHKVDVSSADEIQRMFEEIDQQHNKRPDILVSNAGYGKRVPQVWDISLEEFDYTINVNLRASFILVKGVVEHMKSQRWGRIVFMSSIAGQGGGINGCHYAASKGGLTGMMKNLSTRLAEYNISVNDVAPAMIGETGMIPSAAAIPEVAAGIPLGRLGLPDEVANVVTMLVTTGYMTGQSLLLGGGLK
- the rpl17 gene encoding 60S ribosomal protein uL22 (60S ribosomal protein L22), encoding MVRYAAQDIPAAKSARARGSYLRVSFKNTRETAQAINGMKLQRALTFLDNVTNKLEAVPMRRFAGSTGRCAQGKQFGVSKARWPEKSAKFLIDLLKNAEANADTKGLDTGNLVVKHIQVNQAPKGRRRTYRAHGRINPYMTNPCHIELILTEGEEVVQKGPVAKEAHLSSRQRGLQVRRAIQA
- a CDS encoding NAD(P)-dependent alcohol dehydrogenase (sorbitol dehydrogenase), with the protein product MATVTDTVACQALVLHGAKDLRMGTKPVTAPTGSEVQVAIRATGLCGSDLHYYNHGRNGDFVVREPFCLGHESSGVVTAVGPEVTTLQVGDRVALEVGLPCRKCVLCKQGRYNICPEMKFRSSAKIFPHLDGTLMELTNHPAEMCHKLPDSVSFAGGALVEPLAVCLHAVRRSHPPSKEEVQLAESLGDQSAALIFGAGAIGLLLAGALATAENFSNIVVADIDPARLAIAESLNLGLKTALIPKADPAHPPPAKDAPHAEQTAYALQNAQRVAATLKDTIGLTSGFSRIYECTGVPACVQAGIYAAAPGSVLVQIGMGNPIQTLPVGAAALREVDVIGVFRYDGHAYPAAIALVASGKFNRVEELVVTHRLPLEQGERAFALAGKGVDETGRPVVKVVIES